CGTTACAATGTTATCTACATTGATGAAAGAGTGATGGAAGCACTACAGGCTATTTCTGCAGTGACAGACCAGCATGTGGTGAAAAACTGCAcaaactggtgtgtgtgtgtgtgtgtgtgtgtgtgtgtgtgcgcgcgcacgcacTCGCTATTCTCTGCAGACATTTCAGATTAAGGAAATCACAGAGGGCTGTTTTTCCCCCGACGTACGGATCTCCGGGTGGAGCGCGTttacgaagaagaagaagaagaagaagaagaagaagaagaagaaaaaaaacacaggtcaCGCTCTGTTGACGGCATCAAAAGAAGCGAAAAACGGTGACATCTGCTCTTACTCCTGTCTGATTTCTAGAATCTTCTCCTGGCAGCGCTCGTCTTCTGGGTGATCCTGGGCGCTCTGCTTCGCCAACTGCAGCTTCGCCGTCTGCCGAGAACCAAACGCATTGATCAAACGCCACGTTAATCAGCGCCAATGGTTGAGTCAAACACAAGATGACTGCGTGTTCCAAACACATCAACTCCTCCAAGATCATCTCAGAACTCCTCTCGCAGAAGAACCCATTATAGCATTACCCCCCCTAGTTCAGTCGGGGTTGAGTCATCATTGCTGTGCATTAAAATATGTCGCTTTCCTGTGCCAATATTAAAGAAGAACTCTTAATTACACATCAGTATCATATTTTTCTccagattattttaaaatacaagaATGCCTTCCCTATTGTTTCAGGAATAAAATAAAGTCAGTTAGAATTAGAGTGATCTGGCATGCCAAGCACCCATTTACTTATTTTCCTCTGTTCAGTTaaccaaaaatacattaatagtGTAGGCAAAGTAAAAGCCTGACCCCTTGTGGTGGAAAGACAGACTGACGGGGTGTATGAGACCAAAATCAAGCAAGCTTTTTAGCATTCAATTTACAGTCAGATTACACCACAAAATAAATTCATCAAAAAGGATCCGTGTAGGTCGAAAATGATCCGTCTCCGTGTAGGTCTTACAGACAATTGTTGACGATAACATCATTATGATGATGTCGCCATGACAACAGCTTGCTTAGACCGGCAAACTGCAGAGGGCCTGCGGCCAGTTTTAAGAACCACTTCTGCTGAGGGTGCACTTAGGTAAATTTGTCAACCGAGTGCGGCATTGGGACAGAAGAAAGCCTGTTCCCGTCATTCAAGTTTaaacaacacagaacacactgacCACAGGAGTTCCATATTCCGAAAGGCTGTAGTGTTTTGACACATCGGTCCCCGGGAAAACAATTTAATCCGTGGGTTCCTTTCTGTTAATGCAGCATTTGGTTCACttccaatacatttttacataaataaataaaatcagaggCCACAAAGCTTACACAAGCAAGAGACACGGCTGGCGTTAGCCCGTCTCATGTTACTCACTCAGTACCTCCAACAGACTACAAAGCTCAGTGCGACAGAATATTGATAAGGATGAGAAACTGCGAGGTAAGTCAATGTCAGCCTACCAGCTCcagtttctgtttctctttacACTGCAGCTTGTCGATATGCTCGGATAGGTCTGGCCGGTCAAACTCCTGGTGCAGTCGTTCCTTGATCTCCAGCACCTCTTTGGAGATCCCACTGAACCCCTGCGTAATCTCATGGACCAGCTGTCTGTAATGGTCAAAGTCGTAGTGGGGCCCCGTTCTCAGGTACGCCTCATGTCCCCTAGAACAGAAAGATCGCatgttgaaattgaaataaCGTAGACTATGGCAccctacattttaaaatactgcaGCGGATAATACTTGAATCGATCACTTTTTGCATATAGGAAAACGCATTACTTACTCCTCAAAGAGTTTGTACGCTTCTATCCGTTCACTCTGAAGCACATAGAACCTTTGGACCAACGTTTTAAATTCTGAAACGTTAGGtgactacaaaaaaaaaaaaaaaaaacttagttAATTTATCAATATAGATACAATGTTACAATGACACACGTGATGGAATGTTCAAATACACAATCCTCAAATAcacagaagcatcaattatacagcgctttggataaaggcgcaaaggcgctatataaattacaaccatttaccatttacaatccGTGAAGCCATTTTCAAGCTGTGAATGCTACCTTTGAAATGCTCAACTGTCAGCCAAAGTTGCAAACTCATGTTTGCATCATCACGAGTATTTAGAATGAGCTTGCTAGCTGTATAAAATGAGCTTCTTTGGCATTAGTGTCTGGCGTTAACATCGACAATAATACAATTTATAATTTCAACATAAACATAGCACATAAACCTGTTTCAAAAGTTGTATGAATGTCTAGCCAGTTAGCTAATTATGACAGGCAGCTATTTAATAAAGAAACTCACCATGACAGTGTGTCCACAAAATAGAAAGCCAGTTcgctgtaaattattttttcacgCAAAGGTCCCAATTATTTTAACTAGCCTATTAGCTACCTAACATTAACTGGTAGAACGAGATGTGTTATAACTTCTTGCCAAACATTCAGCAAGGCAGCAACCGCTAACAAGTAACACGCTAACCTTCCTGTGGATATCCGACACCAAAAGATTTCCGGTGAGAAACGATAGCAAATATTTTACCTATATTTAAACAATCTGGATACTTGACGGCTATTTATTTAGAActgtttgtgtatattttacattgaataaacattttactTCCGAAATTGCTAACATTAAAGTGGTTTTCAGCTCCCCCAAAATATTATTCTAGTTGTGGCCACCCTCCGGACATAAATACTGTAACACAGGCGGCTCGTTTTGAAAAGGAAAGAAGTAGCTACATTTGACGGACCTCCCTTGTGAATTCTATTAAGTTGGATAATAActtggaaaatgttttactaCCCAAAATAACGTATTTTAATATATACTGGTTATTTCACAACACTGGAATGgccacataaaaaataaagctgAATTAAATCGATGATAGAGAG
The sequence above is a segment of the Conger conger chromosome 4, fConCon1.1, whole genome shotgun sequence genome. Coding sequences within it:
- the rex1bd gene encoding required for excision 1-B domain-containing protein, with amino-acid sequence MSPNVSEFKTLVQRFYVLQSERIEAYKLFEEGHEAYLRTGPHYDFDHYRQLVHEITQGFSGISKEVLEIKERLHQEFDRPDLSEHIDKLQCKEKQKLELTAKLQLAKQSAQDHPEDERCQEKILEIRQDIIKTKEALSEVLQDFKYDCEE